The genomic DNA ATATATCATTCGTAGGTTCCTTCAAATGATCCCTACATTGTTTGGTACATCTATTATTATTTTTTTCTTATTTGCACTTTTGCCGGGGGATTACATTGATTCAAATCCAAAGTTAACACCAGAGAGAGCTCAAGAGTTAAGGGAATTATATGGCTTAAACAAACCAATTATTGAAAGGTATTTTCACTGGTTAGTGAATGCTTTGCATGGTGATTTTGGATTTTCTTTACAGTATCAAGAACCGGTAACTTCATTACTTAATAAATTTATTTGGAATACATTTATCGTTGCTGTTGCAGCTTTATTTTTCACTTGGATTATTGCTCTTATTATTGGGGTTATTTCTGCAACAAAGCAGCATTCTTGGTTTGATAGATTGGTAACGATCGGTGTCTTTGCAGCAATGTCATTTCCATCATTCTTTATCGGGTTATTTTTAATTAAATTATTAGCAGTTGATTTAAAGTTATTACCTATTGGTGGCATGATTGATATTGGGAGTAACTCAACAGGGATAGCATACATATTAGAAGTATTACGTCATATGATTCTACCGGTGTTTATTTTAACGCTTCTTGGTGTAGGATCGTTAACACGATATTTTAGAACTGGCATGTTGGATGTTATTAGGCAAGATTATATTCGTACTGCTCGTGCAAAAGGCTTAAAAGAAAGAACTGTTATTTATAAACATGCATTGAAAAATGCAATTTTGCCAGCAATTACATTACTCGCTTTTGAATTACCAGGTTTATTTTCAGGAGCTATTATTATTGAACAGATTTTTAACTGGCCAGGAATCGGTAGCATTCAATTAGAAGCATTAAACTTCCGTGATTATACGGTATTAATGGCCTTTACGATGTTTCTTTCATGTTTAACAATTATGGCAAATTTTTTAGCGGATATTGTATATGCGTTTGTTGATCCAAGAATTCGCTTGAAGTAAGGGGGGAAAGATATGGAGACTATTACACCAATAATAGAGAAAAAGAAAGAACGGAAAAAGGGAAACGAATCATCACCATGGCGCCAAGCGTATAAAAAAATTAAGAAAAATAAGATGGCATTGTATGGATTATACATTTTAATATTTATGTTTTTATTTAGTTTTATCGGTCCAATCTTTTCACCATATGCTGATGGAAAAGTACAAGTAACACAAATTAATAAACCACCCAACCTATCACATTGGCTTGGAACAGATCAGTTGGGACGGGATATTTTAACTAGACTTATGCAAGCAGGACGTATTTCATTAACAATTGGTTTAGCGTCGATGCTACTATCTGTTATACTAGGTGCTCTATTAGGAGCAATTGCTGGTTTTTATCGAGGTATTGTAGACCATTTAATTATGCGTGTTGCAGATGTCTTAATGTCCATTCCGGGATTACCGTTACTTATTATAATGGGAGCAATCTTATCAGAATGGAAATTACCATCGGAATACCGTTTATATGTTGTAATGATTATTTTAAGTTTAGTAGGATGGCCAGGACTTGCCCGTCTTGTGAGAGGACAAATTTTAACGTTGCGGGAGCAATCCTTTATGCAAGCAGCAGATGTATTAGGATTAAAGGATTCTCGGAAAATTATTCATCATTTAGTTCCTAACGTCTTACCGTTGCTTATTGTTGTAGCAACTTTGGGTGTGGCTGGATCTATTTTAAGTGAATCCGCACTAAGCTACTTAGGTCTCGGCGTCGTCCCACCTACACCATCATGGGGAAACATGATTAGTGCAGCGAACTCATTGCTTGATTTCCAAAAGCGTCCGTGGTTATGGATTCCGCCTGGTTTTGCAATCTTTATAACAGTTGTATCAATTAACTTACTTGGTGATGCACTTCGTGATGCGTTAGATCCAAAGATGAGACGGTAGGTGAGAGAATATGAGTAAAGCGGTAGTAGAGCTGAAAGACTTACAAACACACTTTCAGACAGAAGAAGGGACAGTAAAGGCTGTGAATCACGTTAGCTTTGCAGTTCGAGAAGGTGAAACTGTTTGTGTTGTAGGTGAATCGGGTTGCGGGAAAAGTGTAACAGCCTTATCTATTATGGGAATTATTGCTGAATCAGGCAGTGTAGTAGGCGGAGACATTTTATATGAAGGAAAAAGTCTTTTAGGAATGAAAGAGAAAGAGCTTCGTAGTTTACGAGGAAATGATATTGCGATGATTTTCCAAGAACCGATGACATCGCTAAATCCGGTCTTTACTGTAGGTGAACAAATTGTAGAAACGTTAAGAGAGCATGAATTACTTAGTAAAAATGAAGCGTATAAGAAAGCAATTGAGTTAATTCGTAAAGTCGGCATAGCCCGTGCGGATGAAATCGTCCATTCTTATCCGCACGAACTAAGCGGCGGCATGTTACAGCGTATTATGATTGCTGTTGCACTTAGTTGTAATCCTAAGTTATTAATTGCTGATGAACCGACAACGGCTCTTGATGTTACGATTCAAGCTCAAATATTAGACTTATTAAGGCAAATAAAAAAGGAATTTAAAACATCCAT from Bacillus basilensis includes the following:
- the opp4C gene encoding oligopeptide ABC transporter permease translates to METITPIIEKKKERKKGNESSPWRQAYKKIKKNKMALYGLYILIFMFLFSFIGPIFSPYADGKVQVTQINKPPNLSHWLGTDQLGRDILTRLMQAGRISLTIGLASMLLSVILGALLGAIAGFYRGIVDHLIMRVADVLMSIPGLPLLIIMGAILSEWKLPSEYRLYVVMIILSLVGWPGLARLVRGQILTLREQSFMQAADVLGLKDSRKIIHHLVPNVLPLLIVVATLGVAGSILSESALSYLGLGVVPPTPSWGNMISAANSLLDFQKRPWLWIPPGFAIFITVVSINLLGDALRDALDPKMRR
- a CDS encoding ABC transporter ATP-binding protein, which encodes MSKAVVELKDLQTHFQTEEGTVKAVNHVSFAVREGETVCVVGESGCGKSVTALSIMGIIAESGSVVGGDILYEGKSLLGMKEKELRSLRGNDIAMIFQEPMTSLNPVFTVGEQIVETLREHELLSKNEAYKKAIELIRKVGIARADEIVHSYPHELSGGMLQRIMIAVALSCNPKLLIADEPTTALDVTIQAQILDLLRQIKKEFKTSILLITHDLGVVAEMADYVVVMYGGKVIEEAPVLEIFQNPKHPYTKGLLKSKPVMGKRIDKLYSIPGQVPNLVGLDEFCYFSGRCEHCMEVCKEEAPNLNIHDENHKVACWLYEERAGQ
- a CDS encoding ABC transporter permease; translation: MKTYIIRRFLQMIPTLFGTSIIIFFLFALLPGDYIDSNPKLTPERAQELRELYGLNKPIIERYFHWLVNALHGDFGFSLQYQEPVTSLLNKFIWNTFIVAVAALFFTWIIALIIGVISATKQHSWFDRLVTIGVFAAMSFPSFFIGLFLIKLLAVDLKLLPIGGMIDIGSNSTGIAYILEVLRHMILPVFILTLLGVGSLTRYFRTGMLDVIRQDYIRTARAKGLKERTVIYKHALKNAILPAITLLAFELPGLFSGAIIIEQIFNWPGIGSIQLEALNFRDYTVLMAFTMFLSCLTIMANFLADIVYAFVDPRIRLK